The DNA region GATGAATACCGTAtgcaagcagagcaccacatgaagaccccccacaggccgccccgaggcACGAGCATATTCATGGATTCAAACAAACAGGCGGTTTATTAAAAGTTCATAAACAAACAGCGATAAATTAAAACAGCCTCTTCCAGGTAAACAAAAGGAAAATAACCAGTCCATATACAGCATGGGCTCACCTGTTTAATCGTGAGTCTTTTCCTCTCCAACTCCAGCAGGGTCTGAGCAGCACATGCAATGTCTCCTCTCCTTGCAAAACACAGTGAGACAGTCCTAGCTGCCTTAAATCAGACAATCCAAGACCTGGACTGGAGGTAACTGAGCAGCGGATCCCACCCAGCTCTCTCAGCTGCTTGTAAAACCCGGACTCATTAACCCTTTCCGAAATCAGGCATAATAGTACAGCGATGTcgaactccctccctttgatgtaggctccggcggtgagcccatatctttcccgggacatgtcagctgttttgaacagctgacatgtgccctcaatagcCGCGGGTAGAATTTAACAATTAATACAATTATTACCAAAATCCCCAGAAGAAGCTggatgcgaaacgtgcgtcggtgtGAGGAGGGATGACGATTATTTCCCTAGGTCTGCATTCCACATCACTGCTGTGGTAATATGCATCATTTTAACCCTTTATATCGGTGCGCTATTATAGCCTTTATACCATAAATAATTTATACTGTGGAAGTATATCTGCATTTGCAATATGTCACTAGCCTTGATGTAAAGACCTTTTTCTCCATTAATATAGCCATATGCCTCACATGTAGTGGATTTTGGTAATGTATGCTACTACAGCCTTTACACTATAAGCAATAGATGCATTATGGATGTTTTTCACGTTTGCATTATGTCACTTGACTGGCTGTAAAGACTTTCTGCTACAAATATAGCCATGTGCTATTGATCTTACGTATAGTGGATTCTTGTCATGCAGCCCTGCGTCCCTCCTAGTGAGGGCGCTCTTGTTTTCTATTTTTAGCTTTTATACATACAATTTCTTGTTCTTTTAAAACTATTAATAAAGTATTGAGGTTTTTTTTCTGGATCTCTTCGTTCAGCATCCCTGTAGTGTTAGTCCTAATTTATGTGATTCCCTTTAAAATAGTTGTACTGTAAGCCATGTACAAGAGGTTCTAAAACCTAGGAAAAAGCTCCTGTAAAAATGAACATCTGCACACACAGACTTTAGAAGATCTGATACTAGATGACACCAGATCATGTTAATGGATACTTTAGGATCAAGTTTTCCCTGCACCTACATTAGTGGGCACAAGTAGCTTCTTTGGTCATCGTTGGGGCTAGAGAAGTTGGATCAGCCGGATTGGCCCCATTCAGGGAAGTGGCATTGTGTAACATTAATCTGTGAGCCAGGGCAGGTGAAATAAAGGCACCcaatgtaaaaataaagaaaacacaatTTTGGTCCTCTGTCACCTCTTTTATATATACAATCTGGACAATTACAATAAATATTATAAAGTGCGGTGGTCCTGTGCTCAGGAGTAAGGAAGGCACTGGTCTCATCATCACAGTCTTTTTCCTCTGACACAGATTCACGTTCCTTATAAGAATAGGCATTAAAGTAAAAGTGGCGACAAAGGCTTGTATCGCACGTCAGGATTATATAGCTTTTGTAAACATTCGTTGTCACGACACAATGTTACAGCACCATATATATGTGTCCACCTCTGTCCTTTGGCCAGATAAGAATCCCTTACATAAGGCCACGAGGCTGCGCAGCTACAGGTCTGTGATGACACTTCTTAGGGTTAAACGACGACCTAATCTTCACACAGAATAACGGACTTCGGGCATATTATACTACAAAGTTTAAAGACCGAGATTTCTGGCTGCAATGAAATGATCTCAATGTTTCCTTAACCTGCATGACAATTGCAGGTTACATCTTTCTCCACTGTCAGAAACCATTGCAGTACCACGACGGAGACTACAGGTCCCCTACGTTTAGGCTCAGGCAGACACTATACATGGAGCCATAATAAAGCTACTATACCAGTGCACCGAGCCTCTACACATTTCATATGCAGTTATTCTTCCCGTGAGTATCTCCAGACATGCCACCTTAGACCCCGTCTGATTCTCTGCTCACTGCGCTGACACCTGTGGGGCCTCAAATCTCAGAAAAACCGCAGCCAGCTGTTATGTTTGGCAGATGCTCTAGACAGAACTCTATAACCACCTGTTACACTTAGTAGCCAAAGTCTACGAGGGGCATTATTGTCATCAGATGGGGCTCTGCACATTCACTCACATGAAGGTACAATAGCTGCTTGTAGTAGGATACATTACTACATTTACTTCTACGTCTTCCCTCCTGCAATGCTCTGTAGCTACAGATGTAAAGGTGACCATAGACATCAGGAGTGTAGGCCAGGATAACCATCTAATGCGTATGGGGTGTCCTAACTATTCTCATGACATGTTCAGGGGAGATGAGAGCGTGTGTTTCATATTCACATGCACAATCTCTTGTCCTCACAGGAGGAAAGACCCTCTGACCACTCAGACAAAATAGGTTTTTTGACTGTCCAGGTGTAAGAGACGGAGGAGTGGAGGGACGGAGGGATAGCTGTCTCTTCCAAATACTCTATACACAAGCGCTCAGCTCAACCAAGCATTCATGCGTTTTCCATAACGACAGTGATCACTGCCAGACACCGTGAAAACTGCTCACCTTTCCTTAAAACAAAAAGACCATTAAAATTCCAATTGCCCAAACCTTGTGAGGGATTATAGGAAAACCCTTTACACGTTAGGTGGTCGCCTAGGCCCACTAAAAACAGTGGGTTTGGTTGTCTttcatctaatgtatatgggggtctTTAGGGGTATGGGCAGTTTTCAGGAGGTTGTCCGCTataacattgatgacttatccttagggTAGATCATCACTGTCTGATGGGTGGGGGTGTGACCCCCGGCACCAGCTGTTCTCAGCTACGGAGCTTCTCTGTCCACGGATCTTTCAGTGCCCGGCTGCGGCCAATATCAGTAGGGTGAGCAGCTCCATATCTAAGCTCTTCTGGCACCTaggacagctgatcggcaggggtgcagGATGTTGCACTCCCACCGATTAGACATTGATAACCTATACTAAGGATAGACCTTCAAGGTTAAAGTAGTGGACAGATAGTTTATAAGGACATGTGGTTTACAGCAGCCACAGTTAAATACCCCCCAACATTCAGCAGCAGGTCTTAGAAGGATCATTACGTTATTAGTATAAAACCACATGTCCAGTGTTCTGCTGATTTCTGTTTGTAGGAATCCGAATAAATGTGTAGAGAAACCTACGAATTACACTTTGTGATACACTCAGATGTAACTTTTTTCTTAGGGGCATCCAAATATCAGCCATTTATAGTGCATCGATTATATGTATCCAACATCCGATTGGCTGATAACGGTAGCACCCAGTCCACCATTACCACCAGTAAGGTGGCCATGTAAGCGCAGTCACTCTCCAGATTAATGAATGGAAGAATCCCGCATTCATTGTCCGTCAGTCAGAGGAAGGTCCTGAGTGATGGGAGAACTATTCCCATAAGGTATAATTAACGGTCTCATCGCAGCGACAGGAGTAGGACAGTGGTAGACAATAATAGCAGCATTGCTGACAGCTCGGCCACCTTATTAATCCGGGTGGCCTTGGCCAGCTCCAGCTTCTTCTTCTCTAGGTGCTCCCGCCTGGCCTTCCAGAGCTGCTCGCGGGCCAGCTGCTCCCCGTAATGGGCCTGGTAGAAGGCATCAAAATCAAACATGGGCTTGGCGGGTGTAGTGGAGGAGGACGTGGAGGTCGCTCTCGGAGATCCAGCCTGCTTTCGGGAAGGGCTGACACTTTTCCCGCTGGGTTTATTTGCGGAGCGGACATCTTCCAGGCTCAGGAGGCCGCGGTCGTACTTCTTCCTCAGGCTGGCGCTGCCCAATATATAATAGGCCTCCATCACCAGCCCAAACTGCCGGGCGGCGTCCTCGTTGCCAGCATTGCGGTCAGGGTGGAAGCGGAAGGACTGCTTGTAGTAGGCGGTCTTGATCTGGGCCTGGGTGGCGTTCCCCGTCACGTCCAGTATGTCGTAGTAGGCCGTGCGGCTCTTATACAGCACAGACCCCCAATCCTGAGCCCTGTCGGGGCCATTTCTGTGGTTGTTACCTTGGTGATAGGATTTTCttggtccagtccattgagaatAAACACAAACCGCCTGGCTGGGGTTCTGTTCCCTTCTGCTCCAGTCCCTGTGGGCTCCCGAGGGCCACAGTGTGTATAACCGTAGTCTATAGCTGGCCCCAGCAAAGGACTCACAGGAAAGGACAAACGACTGGCCATGCTTCCTGCCACACACAGTCCTCTCTTCCAGCAACAGTGGCCGCGCTTTACTCCGGAACAACCTCAGACTGACCTCAGCCATATTTACCGGAGCGAAGGCCGGTACAGTATCAGCCAATCACATGACGCGTTTCTAAGGCCGGCCCTGGCTGGGACTGAAACTGTAGCGGCTAATATAATTGGCTAGCTACTGTGCCAATCACCATTTATAGCCAATAGTGTTAATGGTCGGAAATAACCTAAAACGAGGCTTGAAATTTAGGTCCTGAAAACGAGTGGTGGATAGtgtggcagccattttgttgaagacaagTTCAGATTGCGGTAATAGAATGGCTCCATCTGAGGAGACTGAGGTAGTGTTCCCGTCGGCCTCTTGTGAGAAGAGATCAGGCAGCCTCAGTATGACGTAATTTGTGTGCGCCAGTTCTCACGTGTAGAGTCCGGCATCTACCAGAGAGCTAGAGCTGCGGAGATCATGGCGAAGAGTGTGAGGAGGCCGGAGCAGACCGGACCCGCAGAACTGGTAGGTGGAAGAACTGAGCTGCCATGTTGTGGTTATTTTGGATGGCGAGTGTGGCTGCAGACATTCTGCGGTGATGGCAGTGCTGCTATGTGTACACGTAGTCCCCTCCCCAAAGGCCTCACTGATAGCACATATGGCCGCCCTCAGCACACCCCTAAATGAAGGTATAGAACCCCTCACCACCGGTTTAGGGGGAGCACCACACTGATGGTGGCCGGTAGTGGGCAGACTCCATGTTAGTGCTGGGTTACTATGGGCTGCAGTGCTCCTTCCACTGGACAGTCGTAGTCAGCCAGTCTCCGTCAGCCCACCCCCTCTCGGCCAGTAGCCGCCCGCCACCCCCCCTCAGCCAGTCTCCGTCAGCCCACCCCCTCTCGGCCAGTAGCCGCCCGCCACCCCCCCTCAGCCAGTCTCCGGCAGCCCGCCCGCCCCATCTTGGCCAGTAGCTGCCCAACAC from Ranitomeya variabilis isolate aRanVar5 chromosome 3, aRanVar5.hap1, whole genome shotgun sequence includes:
- the DNAJC30 gene encoding dnaJ homolog subfamily C member 30, mitochondrial, producing the protein MAEVSLRLFRSKARPLLLEERTVCGRKHGQSFVLSCESFAGASYRLRLYTLWPSGAHRDWSRREQNPSQAVCVYSQWTGPRKSYHQGNNHRNGPDRAQDWGSVLYKSRTAYYDILDVTGNATQAQIKTAYYKQSFRFHPDRNAGNEDAARQFGLVMEAYYILGSASLRKKYDRGLLSLEDVRSANKPSGKSVSPSRKQAGSPRATSTSSSTTPAKPMFDFDAFYQAHYGEQLAREQLWKARREHLEKKKLELAKATRINKVAELSAMLLLLSTTVLLLSLR